One Streptomyces fagopyri DNA window includes the following coding sequences:
- a CDS encoding ATP-binding protein: protein MTSEPDCFFCDSALGTSAARRSVRSCLSQWHVERLADDAALVLSELLSNALRHGAPPVRVSVTLRRTRQNGPTVHIEVADAGHTLNYGFSESRWGHPAHTMDENGRGLRLVDALSCRWGDEPTPQGHTVWADLA, encoded by the coding sequence ATGACATCCGAACCCGACTGTTTCTTCTGCGACTCGGCTCTCGGCACGAGTGCCGCACGCCGGAGCGTGCGCAGCTGTCTCAGTCAGTGGCATGTCGAAAGGCTCGCCGACGACGCCGCCCTCGTCCTCAGCGAACTGTTGTCCAACGCTCTGCGCCACGGCGCGCCGCCCGTCCGGGTCTCCGTCACCCTTCGGCGCACACGCCAGAACGGCCCCACCGTGCACATCGAGGTGGCGGACGCCGGCCACACCCTCAACTACGGTTTCAGCGAGTCCCGTTGGGGACACCCCGCCCACACGATGGACGAGAACGGCAGGGGTCTGCGTCTCGTCGACGCGCTCTCCTGTCGCTGGGGCGACGAGCCGACACCGCAGGGTCACACGGTCTGGGCCGATCTCGCCTGA
- a CDS encoding MarR family winged helix-turn-helix transcriptional regulator has protein sequence MHESPPLSPSAVQASRQVRTVISRLRRRILNAAESEDITLGQASVLTRLSGERGVTASELAAAEGVRHQSMTTTVASLTALGLVERRPDPDDRRRLLIALTEEGYRRVEEGRQVRQEWLAGRLQEQCTEEERRTVMAAMTVLERLTHE, from the coding sequence ATGCATGAGAGCCCCCCTCTGTCGCCCTCGGCGGTGCAGGCCTCGCGACAGGTCCGTACGGTCATCAGCCGCCTGCGGCGCCGCATCCTGAACGCCGCCGAATCCGAGGACATCACCCTGGGGCAGGCGTCCGTCCTCACCCGGCTCTCCGGCGAGCGGGGCGTCACGGCGAGTGAGCTCGCCGCGGCCGAGGGGGTGCGGCACCAGTCGATGACCACGACGGTCGCGTCGCTGACGGCCCTCGGACTGGTGGAACGGCGACCCGACCCCGACGACCGGCGCCGTCTGCTGATCGCGCTGACCGAGGAGGGGTACCGGCGGGTGGAGGAGGGACGGCAGGTCCGGCAGGAGTGGCTTGCCGGCCGGCTGCAGGAGCAGTGCACGGAGGAGGAACGACGGACCGTGATGGCCGCCATGACGGTACTGGAGCGCCTCACCCATGAGTGA
- a CDS encoding DUF6480 family protein produces the protein MSQPLVPPGETPPVEGSIAEAHQERPDGGIWEHPLWWLGLIVIGSIIVAAYFAARIIGF, from the coding sequence ATGTCACAGCCATTGGTGCCACCGGGCGAAACCCCTCCGGTCGAGGGCTCGATCGCCGAGGCACATCAGGAACGGCCGGACGGCGGGATCTGGGAGCATCCCCTTTGGTGGCTCGGGCTGATCGTCATCGGGTCGATCATCGTGGCGGCCTATTTCGCCGCTCGCATCATCGGCTTCTGA
- a CDS encoding PaaI family thioesterase: MGRSRTYEWEDPSVSASEVGRASGLDFLRAMIAGRLPGPPIGATIGFVLEEVEHGHAVFSLEPGEEHYNPIGSVHGGIYATLLDSAAGCAVQTTLPQGMAYTSLDLTVKFLRPITVDTGKVRAVGTVLNGGRRTALAQAELFDSADRLLAHATSSCLLFPAPTA, translated from the coding sequence ATGGGCCGGTCACGTACGTACGAGTGGGAAGACCCGTCGGTCTCGGCCTCCGAGGTCGGGCGCGCCAGCGGACTCGACTTCCTGCGCGCGATGATCGCCGGCAGGCTGCCCGGTCCTCCCATCGGCGCCACCATCGGGTTCGTGCTCGAAGAGGTCGAACACGGGCACGCGGTGTTCTCGCTGGAGCCCGGCGAGGAGCACTACAACCCCATCGGAAGCGTCCACGGCGGGATCTACGCGACCCTGCTCGACTCCGCGGCGGGGTGCGCCGTCCAGACGACGCTTCCGCAGGGCATGGCCTACACCTCGCTCGACCTGACCGTGAAGTTCCTGCGGCCGATCACGGTGGACACCGGCAAGGTCCGCGCCGTGGGCACCGTCCTGAACGGCGGCCGCCGCACCGCGCTGGCCCAGGCCGAGCTGTTCGACTCCGCCGACCGGCTGCTCGCCCACGCCACCAGCAGTTGCCTGCTGTTCCCTGCGCCGACCGCCTGA
- a CDS encoding HD domain-containing protein, translating to MSSRTDTAAGVTVPDTRLAREATALVRDTSTELLFHHSRRVFWFGSLQGRNRDLSFDPELLYIGAMFHDLGLGERFQHSGRRFEVDSADEARRFLRAHDVPEDSIRRVWTAIALHTTPGVPQFMEPEVALVTAGVEYDVLGIGYADVPDEDRAAITALHPRPDFKRRILASFTEGVRHKPESTFGNVKADVLAHYVPGFERGDFVSTILDSPWPE from the coding sequence ATGTCGAGTCGTACGGACACAGCGGCAGGGGTGACGGTGCCCGACACGCGCCTGGCGCGCGAAGCCACCGCGCTGGTGCGCGACACCTCGACCGAACTCCTCTTCCACCACTCGCGCCGGGTGTTCTGGTTCGGCAGCCTGCAAGGGCGCAACCGGGATCTGAGCTTCGATCCCGAGCTGCTGTACATCGGGGCCATGTTCCACGACCTGGGGCTCGGCGAGCGCTTCCAGCACAGCGGCCGCCGGTTCGAGGTGGACAGCGCCGACGAGGCCCGCCGGTTCCTGCGCGCGCACGACGTGCCCGAGGACAGCATCCGCAGGGTCTGGACGGCCATCGCCCTGCACACCACCCCGGGGGTCCCGCAGTTCATGGAACCCGAGGTCGCCCTGGTGACCGCGGGGGTCGAGTACGACGTCCTCGGCATCGGCTACGCCGACGTCCCCGACGAGGACCGCGCGGCGATCACCGCCCTGCACCCCAGACCCGACTTCAAGCGCCGCATTCTCGCCTCCTTCACCGAAGGCGTCCGGCACAAGCCGGAGTCCACCTTCGGCAACGTCAAGGCCGACGTCCTCGCCCACTACGTCCCCGGCTTCGAGCGCGGCGACTTCGTCAGCACGATCCTGGATTCGCCGTGGCCCGAGTGA
- a CDS encoding winged helix-turn-helix transcriptional regulator, protein MEWLEVSTENCTVQRTLDLVGEKWTLLILRDAFNGVRRFDDFRRHMGLSEAVLAGRLRTLVTSGILRTEPYREAGSRTRHEYRLTRKGRDLWPVLVALRQWGEAYVADPEGPILDIRHSGCGAPVRVVVECADEHVALTPVEVTALPGPGARALMPE, encoded by the coding sequence ATGGAGTGGCTCGAGGTGAGCACGGAGAACTGCACGGTCCAGCGCACGCTCGACCTGGTGGGCGAGAAGTGGACGCTGCTGATCCTGCGTGACGCCTTCAACGGCGTCCGCCGGTTCGACGACTTCCGCCGTCACATGGGGCTTTCGGAGGCGGTCCTGGCCGGCCGGCTCCGCACACTGGTCACGTCCGGGATCCTGCGGACCGAGCCCTACCGGGAAGCGGGCAGCCGCACGCGACACGAATACCGTCTGACCCGCAAGGGGCGGGACCTGTGGCCCGTCCTGGTGGCACTCAGACAATGGGGTGAGGCGTACGTGGCGGATCCCGAGGGCCCGATTCTCGACATCCGGCACAGCGGGTGCGGGGCTCCGGTGCGGGTCGTGGTCGAGTGCGCCGACGAACACGTGGCGCTCACCCCGGTCGAGGTCACGGCCCTGCCCGGACCGGGCGCGCGCGCCCTCATGCCCGAGTGA
- a CDS encoding carbonic anhydrase, translating into MDRTGRPERRAFLAGGFAIAAAAVAGCSATEAVVSPAGTPSATGTSTAPRPKTPAAAFARLMDGNKRWVSGDLEHPDRDPDRREFVAQEQVPFGSVLSCIDSRVPPELLFDTGLGDLYVMRTGGEAIGPVVTGSVEYGPMTSGTPLIVVLGHQRCGAVAAAYKSIRDSKPLPGNLQAIVEALRPAYEPAAREGGSDPVETMARAQVKLTAEDLRSNKDLAPLVKKGALAVVGAYYSLDTGKVEILTGAPS; encoded by the coding sequence ATGGACAGGACAGGACGTCCGGAACGCAGAGCGTTTCTTGCCGGCGGATTCGCGATCGCGGCGGCAGCGGTGGCCGGATGCTCCGCCACCGAGGCCGTGGTGTCGCCGGCCGGGACCCCGTCGGCGACGGGGACCTCCACGGCGCCACGGCCGAAGACGCCCGCGGCGGCCTTCGCGCGGCTCATGGACGGCAACAAGCGCTGGGTGAGCGGGGATCTCGAGCACCCCGACCGGGATCCCGACCGGCGGGAGTTCGTCGCGCAGGAACAGGTGCCCTTCGGGTCGGTCCTCTCGTGCATCGACTCCCGGGTGCCGCCCGAACTGCTCTTCGACACCGGACTGGGCGACCTGTATGTGATGCGCACGGGCGGTGAGGCGATCGGCCCGGTGGTCACCGGTTCGGTCGAATACGGACCCATGACGAGCGGCACTCCGCTCATTGTGGTCCTCGGCCATCAGCGGTGCGGCGCGGTCGCGGCGGCGTACAAGTCGATTCGCGACAGCAAACCACTTCCCGGCAATCTGCAGGCGATCGTCGAGGCCCTGCGACCGGCGTACGAGCCGGCGGCCAGGGAAGGCGGGTCCGACCCTGTGGAGACCATGGCCCGCGCCCAGGTCAAGCTGACCGCGGAGGACCTGCGCTCCAACAAGGACCTCGCCCCGCTCGTGAAGAAGGGCGCTCTGGCGGTGGTCGGCGCCTACTACTCGCTCGACACCGGCAAGGTGGAGATCCTGACCGGCGCGCCCTCCTGA
- a CDS encoding ester cyclase codes for MSRSSNFAVLENFGSAVNSDHLGELDDYVAPGSVDHDPAPGQIPGPEGYEEMFATMRRAFPDLHIEVEHVMATDDEIAFAYTITGTHLGELMGHAPTGRTVSYRGMQISRFADGKMAERWGSSDELGMLRQLGLTP; via the coding sequence ATGTCGCGCAGCAGCAACTTCGCCGTCCTGGAGAACTTCGGATCAGCGGTGAACAGTGACCATCTCGGCGAGCTGGACGACTACGTCGCCCCAGGCTCCGTGGACCACGACCCGGCACCGGGCCAGATTCCCGGCCCCGAGGGCTACGAGGAGATGTTCGCCACGATGAGACGGGCCTTCCCCGATCTGCACATCGAGGTCGAACACGTCATGGCCACCGACGACGAGATCGCCTTCGCGTACACCATCACGGGCACCCATCTCGGTGAACTGATGGGGCACGCCCCGACCGGCAGGACGGTGAGCTACCGGGGCATGCAGATCAGCCGGTTCGCCGACGGGAAGATGGCCGAACGCTGGGGCAGCAGCGACGAGCTCGGCATGCTGCGCCAGCTCGGTCTCACCCCGTGA
- a CDS encoding SpoIIE family protein phosphatase — protein MSTDEGAAAHQEALWGAPAETEGAAAAVIDADGTVAGWTRGAGRLLGYAAEEVLGRPFADLLAPTGAARPRHRRGHRLEVGLRISRLAARDGAPRWLASFDPRPDARRRLASERLALLSEASTRIGTTLDVMQTGQELADFAVPRLADYVTVDLAESVSLGAEPLVRLGMDAGRVPAFRRAGVASIHEGIPESLWDRGQPVFVPPASPFTQVLTSGKSFIEPMLRKSLGTWLRCDPERTRVIRTTDMHTVMMVPIQARGVVLGIAVFVRTDNPAPFEQDDLVLAEELVDRAALSLDNAHRYTREHIAALALQRNLLPSRLSGGPALEVGSRYLPADLDHGVGGDWYDVMALPRDRVALVVGDVVGHGIQAAAAMGRLRTALRTLADMDLPPVELLTRLDRTVGRLAQEDADSPGATFAGVGATCLYVVYDPAERIIDIAGAGHLPPVVVSPDGEATVTRIPSGVPIGLGLGHFESVRIEIPDGSLIALYTDGLVEFPTEDIESGIRRLAAALARPGLPLEELCDRAVAARRTPSLSDDATLLLARTGPSGAP, from the coding sequence ATGAGTACCGACGAGGGAGCCGCCGCCCACCAGGAGGCCCTGTGGGGCGCGCCCGCCGAGACGGAGGGCGCGGCGGCGGCCGTCATCGACGCGGACGGGACCGTCGCGGGCTGGACCCGCGGCGCCGGGCGGCTCCTGGGCTACGCCGCCGAGGAGGTGCTGGGCCGGCCGTTCGCGGACCTGCTGGCACCGACCGGCGCGGCCCGGCCGCGCCACCGCCGCGGGCACCGGCTGGAAGTGGGACTGCGCATCTCCCGACTGGCCGCACGGGACGGCGCGCCCCGGTGGCTGGCCTCGTTCGACCCCCGTCCCGACGCCCGCCGGCGGCTCGCGAGCGAGCGTCTCGCCCTGCTCAGCGAGGCCAGCACCCGCATCGGGACCACCCTCGACGTCATGCAGACCGGACAGGAACTGGCCGACTTCGCCGTACCGCGGCTGGCCGACTACGTCACCGTGGATCTCGCGGAGTCCGTCTCCCTCGGTGCGGAGCCCCTGGTTCGGCTGGGGATGGACGCCGGACGCGTCCCCGCCTTCCGCCGCGCGGGGGTGGCGTCGATCCACGAAGGCATCCCGGAGTCGTTGTGGGACCGCGGCCAGCCCGTGTTCGTCCCGCCGGCCTCACCGTTCACCCAGGTGCTGACCTCGGGGAAGTCCTTCATCGAGCCTATGCTGCGCAAATCCCTCGGCACCTGGCTGCGGTGCGATCCGGAGCGGACCCGGGTCATCCGCACGACCGACATGCACACCGTGATGATGGTGCCGATCCAGGCGAGGGGCGTCGTCCTCGGTATCGCCGTCTTCGTGCGGACGGACAATCCCGCCCCGTTCGAGCAGGACGATCTCGTCCTCGCGGAGGAGCTGGTCGACCGGGCCGCGCTGAGCCTCGACAACGCCCATCGTTACACCCGCGAACACATCGCCGCGCTGGCCCTGCAGCGCAATCTCCTCCCGTCCCGCCTGTCCGGCGGACCGGCCCTGGAGGTGGGCTCACGCTATCTGCCCGCCGACCTGGATCACGGTGTGGGCGGGGACTGGTACGACGTGATGGCCCTGCCCCGTGACCGGGTCGCCCTCGTCGTCGGCGACGTGGTCGGCCACGGCATCCAGGCGGCGGCCGCGATGGGCAGGCTCCGTACCGCGCTGCGCACGCTCGCGGACATGGATCTGCCGCCCGTCGAGCTTCTGACGCGCCTGGACCGCACGGTCGGCCGTCTGGCGCAGGAGGACGCGGACTCCCCGGGCGCCACCTTCGCGGGCGTGGGCGCGACCTGTCTGTACGTCGTCTACGACCCGGCGGAACGGATCATCGACATCGCCGGAGCCGGACACCTTCCCCCCGTCGTCGTCAGCCCCGACGGTGAGGCGACCGTCACGAGGATTCCCTCCGGAGTCCCGATCGGCCTGGGCCTCGGGCACTTCGAATCCGTCCGGATCGAGATCCCCGACGGCAGCCTGATCGCCCTGTACACCGATGGACTGGTCGAGTTCCCGACCGAGGACATCGAGTCCGGGATACGCCGCCTCGCCGCCGCCCTGGCCCGTCCGGGGCTGCCCCTGGAGGAACTGTGCGACCGGGCCGTCGCCGCCCGCCGCACCCCCTCCCTGTCCGACGACGCCACCCTGCTGCTGGCCCGGACAGGTCCCTCCGGCGCGCCCTGA
- a CDS encoding cold-shock protein: MATGTVKWFNSEKGFGFIAQDGGGPDVFAHYSNINSSGFRELQEGQAVTFDVTQGQKGPQAENITPA; the protein is encoded by the coding sequence ATGGCCACCGGAACCGTGAAGTGGTTCAACTCGGAAAAGGGCTTCGGCTTCATCGCGCAGGACGGCGGCGGTCCCGACGTCTTCGCGCACTACTCGAACATCAACTCGAGTGGCTTCCGTGAGCTCCAGGAGGGCCAGGCCGTCACGTTCGACGTGACCCAGGGCCAGAAGGGCCCCCAGGCCGAGAACATCACCCCCGCCTGA
- a CDS encoding GlxA family transcriptional regulator, translated as MARVRADPLTGATSSPHTVAVLAFDGVQLLDVAGPAEVFTTANEDGADYDVRIVSETGAGIRTSSGVRLSADTSAEQLPERLGTLVVPGRPDWRRAVDDRHLVDLVTALSTRSSRTASVCAGAFLLAEAGILEGRRAATHWRLAGELATRYPRVRVEADPVFVQDGPVLTSAGVTTGIDLALALVEADHGADLARAVARQLVVFMARPAGQSQFSARMTPRGSGHPTLRGVMDAIAADPAQAHHMDALALQAGVSTRHLSRLFRTEVGMTPGRYVELVRVEAAQALLTSGNDSVDAVAARSGFGSAESMRRSFQHIIGVAPTVYRARFRSTAEQGTRG; from the coding sequence GTGGCCCGAGTGAGGGCCGATCCCCTTACGGGCGCGACGAGTTCGCCCCACACGGTGGCGGTGCTCGCCTTCGACGGAGTGCAACTCCTCGATGTCGCGGGCCCCGCCGAGGTGTTCACCACCGCGAACGAGGACGGCGCCGACTACGACGTACGCATCGTGTCGGAGACCGGGGCGGGCATCCGCACCTCCTCCGGGGTACGGCTCAGCGCCGACACGTCGGCGGAGCAACTCCCCGAGCGGCTCGGGACCCTCGTGGTGCCCGGCCGCCCGGACTGGCGGCGAGCGGTCGACGACCGTCACCTGGTGGACCTGGTCACGGCGCTCTCCACGCGTTCGTCCCGCACGGCCTCGGTCTGCGCGGGCGCCTTCCTGCTGGCCGAAGCCGGGATCCTGGAGGGCCGCCGCGCCGCGACGCACTGGCGGCTCGCGGGCGAACTCGCCACGCGCTACCCCCGCGTGCGCGTCGAGGCCGATCCCGTGTTCGTCCAGGACGGTCCTGTCCTGACCTCGGCGGGCGTCACGACGGGCATCGATCTGGCGCTCGCGCTCGTCGAGGCGGACCACGGGGCGGACCTCGCGCGCGCTGTCGCCCGGCAGCTCGTGGTATTCATGGCGCGGCCGGCCGGCCAGTCCCAGTTCAGCGCGCGGATGACCCCGCGCGGCTCCGGACATCCCACCCTGCGCGGGGTCATGGACGCCATCGCGGCGGATCCGGCACAGGCCCACCACATGGACGCGCTCGCGCTGCAGGCGGGCGTCAGCACCCGGCATCTGAGCCGGCTCTTCCGCACGGAGGTCGGCATGACCCCCGGCCGGTACGTGGAGTTGGTCCGCGTCGAAGCCGCGCAGGCGCTTCTCACGAGCGGCAACGACTCGGTGGACGCCGTCGCCGCACGGTCCGGCTTCGGTTCCGCGGAATCCATGCGGCGCAGCTTCCAGCACATCATCGGTGTCGCCCCCACGGTCTACCGCGCCCGTTTCCGGAGCACGGCGGAGCAGGGGACCCGGGGCTGA